A part of Chloroflexota bacterium genomic DNA contains:
- a CDS encoding isoprenylcysteine carboxylmethyltransferase family protein, translating to MENEIIYRLITFLLLTTALVMSGYFRRKADREGGRMQTSEGQKLVVILRLLGLIVILPLLGYLINPAWVAWARFSLPDSVRWAAALIAIATLPVFYWVLVSIGVNISPTQATRQNHKLVTHGPYRWVRHPLYTTGFICALALTALTTLWWLGMAMPLPLIILLLRTSREEANLVETFGDEYREYMKRAGQFFPKLLR from the coding sequence GTGGAAAACGAAATCATTTACAGACTAATCACCTTTTTACTGCTGACCACCGCCCTTGTCATGAGCGGCTACTTCCGGCGCAAAGCCGATCGTGAAGGAGGCCGAATGCAAACTTCGGAAGGGCAGAAGCTGGTCGTCATCTTGCGCCTGCTTGGCCTGATCGTCATCCTGCCACTGCTTGGCTACTTGATCAATCCGGCCTGGGTGGCCTGGGCGCGATTTTCTCTGCCCGACTCGGTTCGGTGGGCGGCGGCGCTGATTGCCATCGCCACACTGCCAGTGTTTTACTGGGTGCTTGTCAGCATTGGCGTAAACATCTCGCCCACCCAGGCCACGCGCCAGAATCACAAGCTGGTCACGCACGGGCCGTATCGTTGGGTGCGGCATCCGCTCTACACAACCGGTTTCATTTGCGCCCTCGCCCTCACCGCCCTCACCACACTCTGGTGGCTCGGAATGGCAATGCCCCTGCCGCTGATCATTCTGCTCCTGCGCACATCCAGGGAAGAGGCGAACTTAGTTGAAACGTTTGGCGACGAGTATCGTGAGTATATGAAACGCGCTGGGCAGTTTTTCCCGAAGCTATTGAGGTGA
- a CDS encoding ZIP family metal transporter — MDTPRTVPATPKVANWPLWLSALLPLVLLGALVAVFFFTNPLAAFKADGLPPIESISIERIELRPGEFIVTVFNGSPDPLTIAQVTVDDAFWEWQMTPSAELPRLGRGTITIPYDWMQGEPHAITVVTESGTTFTGEVAIAAETPQPGPTQFLAYGLLGVYIGVIPVGLGLLWFPAMRRMGRKGLNFVLALTVGLLVFLLIDTALEAIEVAGDVAGVFQGLPVAAFAALLAWLAILAVSGKPSEAERDNSGGRLRIATLIALSIGLHNLGEGLAVGAAFALGEATLGSFLVIGFTLHNVTEGVGIAAPVTKDRPSLKAFILLCLLAGAPAILGAWIGGFAYSPLLATIFLGVGVGAIWQVIVEVGRLLIRDAEKNNESVANWVNVAGLALGIAVMYFTAYFVKF, encoded by the coding sequence ATGGATACACCACGCACTGTTCCCGCCACACCTAAGGTCGCCAACTGGCCGTTATGGCTATCGGCCCTCCTGCCGCTCGTCCTCCTCGGCGCGCTCGTCGCCGTCTTCTTCTTCACCAACCCGCTCGCCGCCTTCAAAGCCGACGGCCTCCCGCCCATCGAGTCGATCTCCATCGAACGCATTGAACTGCGCCCCGGCGAGTTCATCGTCACCGTCTTCAACGGCAGCCCCGATCCGCTCACCATCGCCCAGGTCACCGTAGACGATGCGTTTTGGGAATGGCAGATGACGCCGAGCGCCGAACTGCCACGACTGGGACGGGGCACGATCACGATTCCGTATGACTGGATGCAAGGCGAGCCGCACGCCATCACCGTCGTCACCGAATCCGGCACGACCTTCACCGGGGAAGTCGCCATCGCCGCCGAGACGCCTCAACCTGGCCCAACCCAGTTTCTGGCTTATGGCCTGCTCGGCGTCTACATCGGCGTTATCCCGGTCGGCCTCGGCCTGCTTTGGTTCCCGGCCATGCGCCGCATGGGCCGCAAAGGCTTGAACTTCGTGCTGGCGCTCACCGTCGGCCTGCTCGTCTTCCTGCTGATTGACACCGCCCTCGAAGCCATTGAAGTGGCCGGCGACGTGGCCGGAGTTTTTCAAGGCTTGCCCGTCGCCGCCTTCGCCGCCCTGCTCGCCTGGCTGGCCATCCTGGCCGTGAGCGGCAAACCATCTGAGGCCGAACGTGACAACAGTGGCGGGCGTTTGCGGATCGCGACTCTGATCGCCCTCAGCATCGGCCTGCACAATTTGGGCGAAGGTCTGGCCGTCGGCGCGGCCTTTGCTCTGGGTGAGGCGACGCTCGGCTCCTTCCTCGTCATCGGCTTCACTCTGCACAATGTGACCGAGGGTGTGGGAATTGCTGCTCCCGTGACAAAAGATCGCCCTTCGCTCAAGGCCTTCATTCTTCTCTGCCTGCTGGCCGGCGCCCCGGCCATCCTCGGCGCGTGGATCGGCGGCTTCGCCTACTCGCCTCTGCTGGCGACGATCTTCCTCGGCGTTGGCGTGGGCGCAATCTGGCAGGTCATCGTCGAAGTGGGCCGTCTGCTGATCCGTGATGCAGAGAAGAATAACGAGTCGGTCGCCAACTGGGTCAACGTAGCCGGGCTGGCGCTTGGCATCGCCGTGATGTACTTCACGGCTTACTTTGTGAAGTTTTAA
- a CDS encoding multicopper oxidase domain-containing protein, giving the protein MDMKSNLSRRDFLKIGTVSTLGAAGIAALAQQSQAVAETPPARPENDQGVIDHSVHGGNMTTGDVDTTSPGAFDPAKYLTHFDYGTVTTLPGGQTLREWNIYAVDQEIEVAPGVKFPGWAYGLEGQPPQIPGPTFRCTEGDRLRFNFGNGSAHPHTIHFHGIHPPSMDGFTPVLKTGERFTYEFDAKPFGLHLYHCHTPPLKRHIHKGLYGTFIIDPPGGREPAHEMVMMMNAFDTNFDGENEIYAANTVAFHYAKHPIQVKVGDLIRIYLVNITEFDPVNSLHLHSSMYKLFRTGTRLDHYELTDTVTMGQGERHILEFAPEFPGRYMFHAHQSELAELGWMGFFDARA; this is encoded by the coding sequence ATGGACATGAAATCGAATCTTTCTCGACGCGACTTTCTAAAAATCGGCACCGTCAGCACGCTCGGCGCAGCCGGCATTGCCGCCCTGGCTCAGCAGTCGCAAGCCGTCGCCGAAACGCCGCCCGCCCGCCCGGAAAACGACCAGGGCGTCATTGATCACAGCGTTCACGGCGGCAACATGACCACCGGCGACGTGGACACGACTAGTCCTGGCGCGTTCGACCCGGCAAAGTATCTGACTCACTTTGACTACGGGACAGTTACCACCCTGCCCGGCGGCCAGACCTTGCGCGAGTGGAACATCTACGCTGTGGATCAAGAGATCGAAGTCGCGCCCGGAGTTAAATTTCCCGGCTGGGCTTATGGCCTGGAGGGGCAACCCCCGCAAATCCCCGGCCCCACCTTTCGGTGCACCGAGGGCGACCGCCTGCGCTTCAACTTCGGCAACGGGTCGGCCCATCCACACACCATCCATTTTCACGGCATCCACCCGCCAAGCATGGACGGCTTTACGCCCGTCCTCAAAACCGGCGAGCGTTTCACTTACGAGTTCGACGCCAAACCGTTCGGCCTGCATCTCTATCACTGCCACACCCCGCCCCTCAAGCGCCACATTCACAAGGGGTTGTACGGCACGTTCATCATTGACCCGCCCGGCGGGCGCGAACCCGCCCACGAAATGGTGATGATGATGAACGCCTTCGACACCAACTTCGACGGCGAGAACGAAATCTATGCCGCCAACACCGTCGCCTTCCACTACGCCAAGCACCCCATCCAGGTCAAAGTCGGCGACCTCATCCGCATTTATCTTGTCAACATCACCGAGTTCGATCCGGTCAATTCGCTTCACCTGCACTCGAGCATGTACAAACTCTTCCGCACCGGAACCCGGCTCGATCACTATGAACTGACCGACACGGTGACGATGGGCCAGGGCGAGCGCCACATTCTGGAGTTTGCGCCCGAATTCCCTGGCCGCTACATGTTCCACGCCCACCAGAGCGAGTTGGCCGAACTCGGCTGGATGGGTTTCTTTGACGCGAGGGCCTAA
- a CDS encoding metal-dependent transcriptional regulator, with protein sequence METISHAVEDYLKAIYELQEDTGKVSTNALAEKLAVAPASVTGMIKKLAEDRPRLVDYEKHRGVTLTAAGRKIALEVIRHHRLLELYLHQALGYSWDQVDAEAEKLEHVISEDFEDRICALMGNPEVDPHGDPIPTKDGVIADPAGEPLTNLAPGQTARVARVRDDDPALLRYLAELGIIPDALVIIADKAPFDGPLHVRVGNRADSHALGKQVTNQIFVEIKN encoded by the coding sequence ATGGAAACCATCTCCCACGCCGTCGAAGACTACCTCAAAGCTATTTACGAATTGCAGGAAGACACGGGCAAAGTGTCCACCAACGCCCTGGCCGAAAAGCTGGCGGTTGCCCCGGCCTCCGTCACCGGCATGATCAAAAAGCTGGCCGAAGACCGCCCGCGCCTGGTGGATTACGAAAAGCATCGCGGCGTCACCCTCACCGCCGCCGGGCGCAAGATCGCCCTCGAAGTCATTCGCCACCACCGCCTGCTGGAACTTTATTTGCATCAGGCGCTGGGCTACTCGTGGGATCAAGTAGACGCCGAAGCCGAGAAGCTGGAGCACGTTATCTCTGAAGACTTTGAAGATCGAATCTGCGCCCTGATGGGAAACCCGGAAGTAGACCCGCACGGCGACCCCATTCCGACTAAAGACGGGGTCATCGCCGACCCGGCCGGGGAACCCCTGACTAACCTTGCCCCCGGCCAGACCGCCCGCGTAGCCCGCGTGCGCGACGACGACCCTGCCCTGCTTCGCTACCTGGCCGAGTTGGGCATCATTCCCGACGCGCTGGTCATCATCGCCGATAAAGCGCCCTTCGATGGGCCGCTTCACGTTCGCGTGGGTAACCGCGCTGACTCGCATGCCCTGGGCAAGCAAGTGACCAACCAGATATTTGTTGAAATCAAAAACTGA
- a CDS encoding M67 family metallopeptidase, with product MTDLHQIQNESEVEASLRQRAMMNEQLIRERAQLIADEFPPEFRQPEFLEHAASLIILQERLQKFGEWEKKQMERSLTINVDQLSEIFAHLDAGKPNEACGLLGGQGGRVQRVYLVTNATPSPVRYSMEPEKLIQTILEIDERGWELLGIFHSHPAGPPTPSATDVAEAYYPDSAYVICAPGADGRWQARAFEIRGGEAREILLQVEG from the coding sequence ATGACTGACCTGCACCAGATACAGAATGAGAGTGAGGTTGAGGCGAGTTTGCGTCAGCGAGCAATGATGAATGAGCAGTTGATTCGTGAGCGTGCGCAATTGATAGCTGACGAGTTTCCGCCCGAATTCCGGCAACCTGAGTTTCTGGAGCATGCGGCTTCTCTAATAATTTTGCAGGAGCGTCTGCAAAAGTTTGGCGAGTGGGAAAAGAAGCAGATGGAACGATCTCTTACAATCAATGTTGACCAACTATCTGAAATCTTCGCTCACCTCGACGCCGGGAAGCCCAACGAAGCTTGTGGTCTGCTGGGTGGACAAGGTGGGCGTGTTCAGAGGGTGTACTTAGTTACTAACGCCACGCCCAGCCCGGTTCGCTATTCGATGGAACCGGAGAAACTCATCCAGACAATTTTGGAGATTGACGAACGCGGCTGGGAACTGCTTGGCATCTTTCACTCTCACCCCGCCGGGCCGCCGACTCCGTCCGCCACCGACGTGGCCGAGGCCTACTACCCGGACTCGGCCTACGTCATCTGCGCCCCCGGTGCTGACGGGCGTTGGCAGGCTCGGGCATTCGAGATTCGGGGCGGGGAAGCGCGAGAGATTTTGCTCCAGGTGGAAGGCTGA
- a CDS encoding glycerol-3-phosphate acyltransferase → MNLVLGAVSLILAYFLGSIPSGVVIVRLMSGKNIREVGSGRTGGTNAMRAAGFGAGLATAAFDILKGTFAVWLAGALTGGNHWAETLAGVMAVFGHNYSIFLAERVQLENGKTQLKFGGGAGGAPSVGAAIGLWPWSALIIVPVGAVVLFGIGYASVATMSAGLIATGIFLVRAMFFGSPWEYVAYGVLIFILQVWALRPNIRRLLDGTERMVGWRAKRREA, encoded by the coding sequence ATGAATTTGGTTCTTGGGGCGGTATCTTTGATACTGGCTTATTTTCTTGGCTCAATACCTTCCGGGGTGGTGATCGTCCGGCTCATGTCCGGCAAAAACATTCGTGAAGTGGGCAGTGGCCGCACCGGCGGCACCAACGCCATGCGGGCGGCAGGTTTTGGCGCAGGCCTGGCAACTGCCGCGTTTGATATTTTGAAAGGCACATTTGCGGTTTGGCTGGCCGGGGCGCTCACCGGCGGCAACCACTGGGCCGAGACGCTGGCCGGGGTCATGGCCGTGTTCGGCCACAACTACTCAATCTTTTTGGCCGAGCGGGTGCAACTCGAAAACGGAAAGACGCAACTAAAATTCGGCGGCGGGGCGGGCGGCGCGCCGTCGGTGGGGGCGGCCATTGGGTTGTGGCCCTGGAGCGCGCTCATCATCGTGCCGGTGGGCGCAGTCGTTCTTTTTGGCATTGGTTACGCTTCAGTCGCCACCATGTCTGCCGGGCTGATCGCCACCGGAATCTTTCTGGTGCGCGCCATGTTTTTCGGCTCGCCCTGGGAATATGTGGCTTATGGTGTTTTGATTTTTATTCTGCAGGTGTGGGCCTTGCGCCCCAACATCCGGCGGCTGTTGGACGGCACCGAGCGCATGGTGGGCTGGCGGGCCAAACGCCGCGAAGCGTAA
- a CDS encoding prepilin peptidase, whose product MAVSLYALFAGEQEPIPALTKSAFGGLAGFGVFYLLYLFSFGFARLVERLRGEPLTEVPFGGGDVNLAGVAGLAVGWPGIILTIVFTIVSGGVVAGLYLLFKRLRGGYTAFTPIPYGPFIVLGAVVVLVFSAEIKRWNGVGP is encoded by the coding sequence ATGGCTGTCTCTCTCTACGCCTTGTTTGCCGGCGAACAGGAACCGATCCCCGCCCTCACCAAATCCGCGTTTGGCGGGCTGGCCGGGTTTGGCGTCTTTTACCTGCTCTACCTGTTCAGCTTCGGCTTTGCCCGGCTGGTGGAACGCTTGCGGGGCGAACCTCTGACTGAAGTGCCGTTTGGCGGCGGCGATGTGAATCTGGCCGGGGTGGCCGGGTTGGCGGTGGGCTGGCCGGGCATCATTCTAACCATCGTGTTCACCATCGTGTCTGGCGGCGTGGTGGCCGGGCTGTACCTTCTCTTCAAACGCCTTCGCGGCGGCTACACCGCCTTCACCCCGATTCCTTACGGTCCGTTTATTGTGCTGGGCGCTGTCGTCGTGCTTGTCTTCAGCGCCGAGATTAAACGCTGGAACGGGGTAGGGCCGTAA
- the secF gene encoding protein translocase subunit SecF, producing MMNIISKRYWYFAISLVVIIPGIISLALWGLPLSIDFTGGSKLEVQLPQAVETAEIISLMADLGFSDSIVQTSDNNTVIIRTKTLDEASQAKVVAGLKDKYGEVVVLRFDNVGPTVGAEVTQKAALAVAAASIGILAYITYAFWSVPHAIRYGVCAIIAMLHDVLVMIGAASLLGHFLGWEVDALFLTAVLTVIGFSVHDTIVVFDRIRENQRVYRRASYEAVVNHSIVQTLDRSINTQLTVMFTLLALVLFGGVTIQHFILTLLIGVFSGTYSSIFNAAPLLVVWENKEWGRWFGRGNQAEATA from the coding sequence ATCATGAACATTATCAGCAAACGTTATTGGTACTTTGCCATCTCGCTGGTGGTCATCATCCCCGGCATCATCTCGCTGGCGCTGTGGGGCCTGCCGCTCTCCATTGACTTCACAGGCGGCTCAAAACTGGAAGTGCAACTTCCGCAAGCCGTCGAGACTGCCGAAATCATATCGCTCATGGCCGATCTCGGCTTTAGCGACAGCATCGTGCAAACCTCTGATAACAACACCGTCATCATCCGCACCAAGACCCTGGATGAAGCCAGCCAGGCAAAAGTGGTAGCCGGGTTGAAAGACAAATACGGCGAAGTCGTGGTTCTGCGCTTCGACAATGTCGGCCCCACCGTAGGCGCGGAAGTGACGCAGAAGGCGGCGCTGGCTGTGGCGGCGGCTTCGATCGGCATTCTGGCCTACATCACTTATGCTTTTTGGAGCGTGCCGCACGCGATTCGTTACGGCGTGTGCGCCATCATCGCCATGCTCCACGACGTGCTGGTGATGATCGGCGCGGCCTCCCTGCTCGGCCACTTTTTGGGCTGGGAAGTGGATGCCCTGTTCCTGACCGCCGTGCTAACCGTGATTGGCTTCTCGGTGCACGACACGATTGTGGTGTTCGACCGCATCCGCGAGAACCAGAGGGTCTACCGCCGGGCCAGCTACGAGGCGGTGGTCAACCACTCCATCGTGCAAACGCTCGACCGCTCGATCAACACCCAGCTTACGGTCATGTTCACCTTGCTGGCGCTGGTTTTGTTCGGCGGAGTGACTATTCAGCACTTTATCCTTACGTTGCTCATCGGCGTGTTCAGCGGCACGTACTCTTCAATTTTCAATGCCGCGCCGCTGTTGGTGGTGTGGGAGAACAAAGAGTGGGGCCGCTGGTTCGGGCGCGGCAACCAGGCCGAAGCGACGGCTTGA
- the secD gene encoding protein translocase subunit SecD has product MQSRYFRWLIPIVILFAIAAYLAWPTSQQLRNPFDNLSLLRDISVRQGLDLQGGLQVLLEADLPADQAVDAGAMNDTKSIIENRVNGLGVTEPIVQLSGDRRLVVELPGLADTEQALALLKQTALLEFVDTVDQRFAEGDVIQTDFAAGSTPTSTGEAAPTGQVYHTLMTGKELTSATVQTNQTAGQVVVAFELTPEGEQIFGQHTTANVGKILTIVLDKTVISSPSINGPITGGSGVITGNFTVETANQLALQLRYGSLPVPLKIAESRTVGPTLGQDSLRKSLIAGIIGLVVIAIFMIAYYRLPGVLAVLALLMYATLTFTLFKLIPVTLTLPGIAGFVLSVGVAVDANILIFERMKEELRAGRKLVTAVEEGFRRAWASIRDSNISTLITCIILFWFGSQFGASVVKGFALTLALGVVVSLFTAVLVTRTLLHAMLDNMDFSERHSWFGI; this is encoded by the coding sequence ATGCAAAGTCGCTATTTTCGCTGGCTCATCCCGATCGTCATCCTGTTTGCCATTGCGGCCTACCTGGCCTGGCCCACCAGCCAGCAACTCCGCAACCCGTTCGACAACCTATCCCTCCTCCGTGACATTTCGGTGCGGCAGGGTCTCGACTTGCAGGGTGGCCTGCAAGTTCTGCTTGAAGCCGACTTGCCCGCCGACCAAGCGGTTGATGCTGGCGCGATGAATGACACCAAGAGCATCATCGAGAATCGTGTCAACGGCCTGGGCGTCACCGAACCCATTGTGCAACTTTCGGGCGACCGCCGCCTGGTGGTTGAACTGCCCGGCCTGGCCGACACCGAGCAGGCGCTGGCCCTGCTCAAACAAACCGCCCTACTGGAGTTTGTTGACACGGTCGATCAACGGTTTGCTGAAGGCGACGTGATTCAGACCGATTTCGCCGCCGGTTCAACCCCAACTTCCACCGGGGAGGCGGCCCCCACCGGCCAGGTCTATCACACCCTCATGACGGGCAAGGAACTCACCAGCGCCACCGTCCAAACCAACCAGACCGCCGGTCAGGTCGTCGTCGCCTTTGAACTCACGCCGGAAGGCGAGCAAATTTTCGGCCAACATACCACGGCCAACGTCGGCAAAATTCTCACCATCGTCCTCGACAAAACCGTGATCTCCAGCCCTAGCATTAACGGCCCCATCACCGGCGGCTCAGGCGTCATCACCGGCAACTTCACCGTCGAGACGGCCAACCAGCTTGCCCTGCAATTGCGTTATGGCTCTCTGCCCGTGCCGCTCAAAATCGCCGAAAGCCGCACCGTCGGCCCCACCCTGGGCCAGGACTCGCTTCGCAAAAGTCTCATCGCCGGAATCATCGGGCTGGTGGTAATTGCCATCTTCATGATCGCCTACTACCGTTTGCCGGGCGTGCTGGCCGTGCTGGCGCTGTTGATGTATGCCACCCTCACCTTCACCCTGTTCAAACTCATCCCGGTCACGCTCACCCTGCCCGGCATCGCCGGCTTCGTGCTCTCGGTGGGCGTGGCGGTGGACGCCAACATACTGATCTTTGAGCGCATGAAGGAAGAATTGCGGGCCGGTCGCAAGCTGGTGACTGCTGTCGAAGAAGGCTTTCGCCGGGCATGGGCGTCCATCCGCGACTCGAACATCTCGACGCTCATCACCTGCATCATTCTTTTCTGGTTTGGCAGTCAGTTCGGGGCGAGCGTCGTCAAAGGGTTTGCCCTGACTCTGGCCCTGGGCGTGGTGGTCAGCCTGTTCACCGCCGTGCTGGTCACGCGCACGCTTTTGCACGCCATGCTCGACAACATGGATTTCTCCGAACGCCATTCGTGGTTCGGCATCTAA